GGCTGCCGGTTGGTCACGGCATCCCCCGGCCGCACCGGCGCCTCCTTGATAAACCCCTTGAACGGCGCCGCCAGATAGGCCACTTCCTCGGCCCGCAAGATGAACTTCGCCTCCACCCGGTAGGGCACCTTCAGAAAAATCAACAGCAGCACCAACACCGCCACCGTCAGCCCCAGCAGCTTCGCCCACGTATGCTCCGGCCCGATCAGCTCCGCCGCCTTCTCCCGCGTGGCCGCCGCCAGCCGCGCCCCCCACCAGCGATCCGCCTTTTTCAAATCTTCCAGCCGCCGGCTCGCCTGATCGGCGATCAGCCGCAACTGCTGCAGCTCCTCTGCGGTAAACGCCCCCTGCTGCCGCTCGCACGTCATCACCGCTATCCCCCGCTCCTCCACCCGCACCGGAATCGAAGCCAGATGCCCCACCTTCTGCTCCTGGGCAAACTTCTCATGATCCCGCCACACAAACGTGGCCCCCTCCGGCGCCGGGTAGAGAATCTCCTCGTCCTGATCCAGCGCCTCCTCCATCACCGCCTCCAGCGCGCTCACCGCCGCCATCTTCTTGTCAAACCGTTCCGTCCGGCTCATCGCCTGCAACCGCACATACCCCCCCTCCACCCATCCCAAACTCACCCGGTCGCATCGAAATCGCGTGGCCACCGCATTGCACAACGCCAGCGCCGCCGCCAAAAAGCGTTTCTCCGCATTAAACTCCGCCAAAATGTCCAGCACCGTCGCAAACTTCTCCACATCCGCCCGCGCCTTCTCCCCCGCCCGGTTGGCCGCGTAACTCATCGGCACATCCGCCACCAGCGTCAGCCGCCGCAACGCCTCCTCCGCCTGCGCCGGCGTGGCCTCAGGCAGCAAAAAAGCCCCAATGCACGGCGCCTCCGGCTCCGGCAACTGCAA
The Verrucomicrobiia bacterium DNA segment above includes these coding regions:
- a CDS encoding HlyD family efflux transporter periplasmic adaptor subunit encodes the protein MSYAANRAGEKARADVEKFATVLDILAEFNAEKRFLAAALALCNAVATRFRCDRVSLGWVEGGYVRLQAMSRTERFDKKMAAVSALEAVMEEALDQDEEILYPAPEGATFVWRDHEKFAQEQKVGHLASIPVRVEERGIAVMTCERQQGAFTAEELQQLRLIADQASRRLEDLKKADRWWGARLAAATREKAAELIGPEHTWAKLLGLTVAVLVLLLIFLKVPYRVEAKFILRAEEVAYLAAPFKGFIKEAPVRPGDAVTNRQPVLQLNTDDLLLEQAAAAAEMVRYQREAERARAAKALAEMRVAEAQLEQARARLELVRYRLEQATLRAPFAGVVTEGDLRERIGAPVDQGETLIKIAETSKLYVEAEIPERDIHEVQARATGQIAFISQPKLKYAVRLNRLEPAAVPKEGANVFLARCDIVEANRPDWWRPGMSGVCKLDAGRRSLLWIATHRTVDFLRLWLWW